The following nucleotide sequence is from Oryzias latipes chromosome 20, ASM223467v1.
GTTTTCTCTGTCGTCGTGTTACACACTTTTCTTGGCAGTTCGGGGTCATCGTCCTTAATTTCTCCCACCATGGACTCTTTAACAGGTAAAGTACTTTGCCAGAGAAACATTGGACCTGTGAACCAATTAGAGTTCTTGAGTTGTTTCACCCTCAAACCTTGAGAAGCATCTGTTGGGTTGGTTGTTTCTTCTTCAGGGACCCTTTTTGCCTCTTTGCATGAACTTATGTCGGTCATAAAGTTCCCACAGTCTTCATAATGTTCCTTATCCTTCCTTAATCTTCTTTCAAGAGACTTAAGGCGATGTAAAGCACCTACTTTGATGTTAGGCATGTTTGGTCTTTGAACTTTGACTGGTAAAGGCATTTCACGACCTGTTTCATTTTGTGTGATGTTGTCTTTTAATGTAATGAAAGTGAGAACTTCTGGAGAAACAAAGTTCTCTTCCTCACCTTTTTCCTGAAAATCTAGCTCAAGGGCTCTGATGAGGTCAGATTGAGttatttctttcacttttgttcTGTTGACGAAGTTCACTTTAGTTTTGAGGTTGACATAAGGTTTAACCATCGGTGTCACTTGCTGCACTATTATGCGATGACTTAAACCTATAGCATCACTAAAATCAACATGAGGGTTTCCATGGCCGACAATGCTCCACCCTAGGTCTGTGCGTTGAGCATAAGGCTCATTTTCTTTGCCAAACACAACTTCTCTTGGCAGTAAAGCTTGAGAACAGTTATAGCCAATGAGTAAACCGACTTTGCAGTTTTGCATAGCTGGAATCTCATCTTGAAGATGTTCCAAGTGGGACCAGGCTTTAGCTGTTTCGTTTGTTGGTATGTGAGTCCTATTGGCTGGAATGAACTCACGTGTGAAGGCTGGGGGTAAAGAAACTTTCTTAGTGCTGGAAAAAACCACGGCATTGTAAATGATTTACTCTTTGACAGTTTATCACTGTGTTCTTTGATGCCATTGTTGAGAGTTTGAGTTTGACTGCTTCCTTGCTTATGTCCAAAGTGTCTGCCACGTCCTTGAGAACAAAAGTTGTGTCACTCTGAGAATCTAGGAGTGCATATACGAGGACTTCTTTGGTTGGatgcagtggcggttctacactgacttactccctgggcgagtaaccccaccagcgcgcccccccccccccccccccccccgcacatatacaaaatttgacaacaacatcatgtttttttccctatcttctattaagccattttacacaaaaaatgcatgacttttctagactcgtattacagcgggggtcaaactcagtcacacagggggcctaagttaaaaacatgcttaaggttttgggccgaagaagataaacatttactgaacacactaaagctaaacatttaaaccttttaaactgaactttttgaacataaatatgaataaaaacaggaacacaagttaaaccttaaataacttgtaatattttgctctccatagaaatatattctctcaaaattatacaaatatgaacatgctgcagaacaaaacaaagaaagcctggtaatattaataagaaattacaaatcaaataattccgttttttttgctcttttatcattttttagagaattCTTTTAGAGCtagactcctgcttcatttttagcaataatttcttaatgtgtgacgtcctgtgtgtgtctttgtgaaacatatcagagggattagatctaaaaaataaaacttcttgtgattaatatgtttaggtcttataaaacattaaagactaaatcatagaactcatcagtgtgATTACTCCagaaatatttggcatttccctaaattcgtgcaacaccaacagcagaaatcctccaaaaaaactcaatccataaaaaatggtctgcccccaccacccctccccttccctctgacacacgcggctccgtctctatgacgggagccgcagctgcggcccagagttgattgtcagatagaaaaagactcccaatcacctgttagtgtgattcagccagccaccggcgagttgcgcccccctctcgagttttttgacttatgttccaaagactaaggcaaagaggtgtggccgcaaatgtcttgcagcagagggcggtggtcacgtgcgtgtCGGATCTGCCGTGTCagagcaaggaattgtgggaaataatccccattgcctgcttttgtcgaaattgggttgagcacgggtgatTGTTCTGGCAAAtaccttttcatgtgcctgttttacgttgtttcactctgagttatttcatcttttttttttttttttttttttgcaccataagtgtgaagagcaaataggatgaagacattcttaagagtctgatgtatcaaaataaaagtgttatgTGTCAGcggctgaagcaatttcaaattcatagctacaagcttcctctttgaaaatCGGAGACACCACGTAGACATCTATCGTACCACAGCACAATATGTGCGTAACGCATGCATCGGGCACCGCAAATGCcgcccctatgaagtgccgccctgggcgaccgcccacatcgcccatatcaaaaaccgccactggttGGATGGGTTGTCCATGAAAGCCATACAGGAACAactgctgctgtttgtgttgtGGACCCATCATGCACCACTCTGTTTGAAATTGCAGATGGAATTATTTCGGGGTGAGGATTAGGTGAACATTCTTGGTAGTTCACTTGCATGGTGTTAGAGTCTGTTCTAGAAAGATGTTGATTGTTTTGTGAAGAcctttgcttttctttgtctctctcTTCATGCAGGCAAGTAGGATGTCGTCTTTTGCACATGTCACAGGTGCTCCTATTACTGCAGCCCTTCGAATGATGACCAAACTGTAGACATCCAAAGCATAATCTCTCAGACTGAACATATTTGACTCTATCCTTGAGATCTTTCTCCATGAAGTTTCGACATTTATGTAAAGTGTGTCCAGTCTTTTTGCAAAACATGCATGTAGCCAGCGGTCTTTCAGTGCATTTTGTGTTCAGTGATTTAGCTACAAAACTGGAatgcttctgtgttttttgtttttcaacttcACCTTGTTTTATTGAATGCAGGGAAGTGATGGGATTGCATGCAATCTTAGCTTCTCTTGTTAGAAACTTAACACTGCGCGAAAAGAGCCAGAATCCTCAATATCTGTTGTGGATACTTTCTTAAATATCTAAAGAATCTGGACCATTTCTAATGCATATCCAGACATGCAGCATATCTGAAGGTATCCGGGCAGAAGATACTGGTTGTGTCTTATTTTGGTCATATCCAAGTTACGAATATGACCTGAACTgaaatctgggaatatctggAGTAAAGATACTGAAGAAGGTTAATATCCTGTAGTATCTGTAGTGTATACTTATCTAAGTGTTGAGGCATTTCTGGTGCATATCCAGACAGGCAGCATATCTGAAGGTATCCGGGCAGAAGATACTGGTTGTGTCTTATTTTGGTCATATCCAAGTTTCGAATATGACCTGAAGTCAAATCTGGAAATATCTGGAGTAAAGATACTGAAGAAGGTAAATATCCTGTAGTATCTGTAGTGTATACTTATCTAAGTGTTGAGGTATTTCTGGTGCATATCCTCCGCAGTTACCATTGCcgctgtaggtaccataaccgttcggcctggaacttcccttcggggtccttcgactagtgctgacgtcacattatgtgattggctgtgtgttggtctgatgacgtgtcagacagtgattggtctggataaTTTACGAtactatctatctatttaccaaggctgtgtcccaccaaggtggggtagcctagacagggcacacaattttaactccctccttctcttccccaaaccctccttcttcagtgtgtgcgtgtgtgtgtgcgttggtgtgtgtgtgtgacactgGTCTAAGGCCTGTGTCATggtttgaatttattttgtattagtttttgctttctgtcttgttctgtcatggttaagttctgtttcctgttttattttgaaaggtttcctgtcttgtcttgtttcttgagttttacttcctttggtccccatctgccctgatcgtgttcacctgtgtcttgtctgccctgtctgtatataagtcttgtctctgccttcctcctgtgttggtccattattcctgtctggtgttcatgtcatgccatgttcctcgttccttgtctcatgccacgtcacagtgagtttttgttttttggttttgtcatcctgctcagcagcgccttttgtttgtaattaaaccccttgccctggaactgtgtgcctccgcctctgcatactgggtcctaccggctttCGAGCCACCCCACCaccgtgacagaatggaccaaccttattttctggacccagcagagcgggacatgcggcTTTTGGAGGCCTACTGCCTGGAAGCAGAGCAGACCAGGACATTCTGGGTTTTGGACCAGGCCCAGCTCTCCTCTTATCCCTGGAGTGGGGGCCTCCAGGATTTTACTGGGAGCCGGcttgccctgagggggggtcgtcgtcgcCGCCACCGTCCCCGtccacgtccagtggtggtcccggacgcaccacaacttcgtccagtggtggtcccggacgcaccacaacctcgtccagtggtggtcccggacgcaccacaatctcgtccagtggtggtcccggacgtcccccgacccgtcccggctcccgatggggtgccgcctgcgccccgacccgttcctgctcccaggggggtgccgcctgcgccccgacccgttcctgctccaaggggggtgccgcctgcgccccgacccgttccagctcccaggggggtgccgcctgaacCCCGACCGGTCCCCGCTTCCACTggcacgcctgacccgcctgagctcggctccacgcctgacccgcctgagctcggctccacgcctgacccgcctgagctcggctccacgccagacccgcctgagctcggctccacgccagacccgcctgagctcggctccacgccagacccgcctgagctcggctccacgccagacccgcctgagctcggctccacgccagacccgcctgagctcggctccacgcctgacccgcctgagcctgactgctggcccgacccgcctgagcctgactgctggcccgacccgcctgagcctgactgctggcccgacccgcctgagcctgactgctggcccgacccgccagagcctgactgctggcccgacccgccagagcctgactgctggcccgacccgccagagcctgactgctggcccgacccgccagagcctgactgctggcccgacccgcctgagcctgactgctggcccgactcctccaagcctgactgctggcccgactcctccaagcctgactgctggcccgactcctccaagcctgactccatgcccgactcctccaagcctgactccatgcccgactcctccaagcctgactccatgcccgactcctccaagcctgactccatgcccgactcctccaagcctgactccatgcccgactcctccaagcctgactccatgcccgacTCCTCCATGCCCGACTCCTCCATGCCCGACTCCTCCATGCCCGACTCCTCCATGCCCGACTCTTCCATGCCCGACTCCTCCATGCCCGACTCCTCCAAGCCCGACTCCAAGCCCGACTCCAAGCCCGACTCCAAGCCCGACTCCAAGCCCGACTCCAAGCCCGACTCCATGACGCCTGACAACTCCAAGCCCGACTCCAAGcccgactccatgcctgacgactccacgcctgacggctcggccccccggccgcccgccggacctgcctcgcccgACGGCTCGGCCGCccgccggacctgcctcgccggacggctcggccccccggccgtccgccggacctgcctcgccagACGGCGCGGATCCCCGGCAATCCTCCAGACTCCTTGGACTCTTATGCCCGTCGAGGTTTgtcctccggggcccccccctcagttgactttgggaacctcggagcggttccttgaggggggggtactgtcatggtttgaatttcttttgtattggtttttgctttctgtcttgttctgtcatggttaagttctgtttcctgttttattttgaaaggtttcctgtcttgtcttgtttcttgagtattacttcctttggtccccatctgtcctgatcgtgttcacctgtgtcttgtctgcccggtctgtatataagtcttgtatctgccttcctcctgtgttggtccattattcctgtcTGGTGTccatgtcatgccatgttcctcaaTCCTTGTCTCATGCCacgtcacagtgagtttttgttttttggttttgtcatcctgctc
It contains:
- the LOC111946692 gene encoding uncharacterized protein LOC111946692 — encoded protein: MQNCKVGLLIGYNCSQALLPREVVFGKENEPYAQRTDLGWSIVGHGNPHVDFSDAIGLSHRIIVQQVTPMVKPYVNLKTKVNFVNRTKVKEITQSDLIRALELDFQEKGEEENFVSPEVLTFITLKDNITQNETGREMPLPVKVQRPNMPNIKVGALHRLKSLERRLRKDKEHYEDCGNFMTDISSCKEAKRVPEEETTNPTDASQGLRVKQLKNSNWFTGPMFLWQSTLPVKESMVGEIKDDDPELPRKVCNTTTEKTPSFIDHFQKCSDWTRLEGANARLKRFNKELKERKQRPTSNNLEVRRNAENTIITLVKN